From the Nocardiopsis changdeensis genome, one window contains:
- a CDS encoding gamma carbonic anhydrase family protein: MGSGTEGSEAAPGPRIGEAGFGAPQIHPDAWIAPGAVVVGRVRLGADSSVWYGSVLRADTEDIVVGERVNIQDQCGLHSDPGQPVELHDGVSLGHKAMVHGAIVEEGSLIGIGAIVMGGARVGRGAFVAAGALVPPGKTVPPGTLWAGVPGKVVRELDDDDRAVLEYTSVHYAQLAREHAGVTWR, from the coding sequence ATGGGCAGTGGGACCGAAGGCAGCGAGGCGGCCCCCGGGCCGCGGATCGGGGAGGCCGGATTCGGCGCCCCACAGATCCACCCCGACGCCTGGATCGCCCCGGGCGCGGTCGTGGTCGGCCGCGTCCGGCTGGGCGCGGACAGCAGTGTCTGGTACGGATCGGTCCTGCGCGCCGACACCGAGGACATCGTGGTGGGCGAGCGCGTGAACATCCAGGACCAGTGCGGCCTGCACTCCGACCCCGGCCAGCCGGTGGAGCTGCACGACGGCGTCAGCCTGGGCCACAAGGCGATGGTGCACGGCGCGATCGTCGAGGAGGGCTCGCTCATCGGCATCGGCGCGATCGTCATGGGCGGGGCCCGGGTGGGCAGGGGCGCCTTCGTCGCCGCCGGCGCGCTGGTGCCGCCGGGCAAGACCGTGCCGCCCGGCACCCTGTGGGCGGGTGTTCCCGGCAAGGTCGTCCGGGAGCTCGACGACGACGACCGGGCCGTGCTGGAGTACACCTCCGTCCACTACGCGCAGCTCGCCCGGGAGCACGCCGGGGTCACCTGGCGCTGA
- a CDS encoding ABC transporter permease, which produces MTHTLIPDTAREAAPAPADPATPEARRPSGLFQQVSVLARTEFRLFLRYKTALMYLALPGAFLLPFAVMEPTELVPGVLSVHYLLPGTLVAIATTLGLVHPANVLTMRREALVLKRLRVSGVRPAAVHTSMVALVTLLCLVVGAVFLALVGVMADRLPADPVMMALGLLLSSVSMALLGTLISPLVRNGETAQMVSMVPMLGMLVLGGVMIPLDVMPDSLATVLRFLPIAPAVDMLRSGFLGADAFGSIQELHDAGFAELWVNALPAIGVQLFWIAVFAFLAHRFFRWDPRRS; this is translated from the coding sequence ATGACGCACACCCTCATCCCGGACACGGCGCGCGAGGCCGCTCCGGCCCCCGCCGACCCCGCGACCCCGGAGGCCCGCCGCCCCAGCGGCCTCTTCCAGCAGGTCTCCGTCCTCGCCCGGACCGAGTTCCGGCTCTTCCTGCGGTACAAGACCGCGCTGATGTACCTGGCCCTGCCCGGCGCCTTCCTGCTCCCCTTCGCGGTGATGGAGCCCACGGAGCTGGTGCCCGGCGTCCTGTCCGTCCACTACCTGCTGCCCGGCACCCTGGTCGCCATCGCGACCACCCTGGGCCTGGTCCACCCCGCCAACGTCCTGACCATGCGCCGCGAGGCCCTGGTCCTCAAGCGGCTGCGCGTGAGCGGGGTGCGCCCGGCGGCGGTCCACACCTCGATGGTCGCCCTGGTCACCCTGCTCTGCCTGGTCGTGGGCGCGGTCTTCCTCGCCCTGGTCGGGGTGATGGCGGACCGGCTCCCCGCCGACCCGGTGATGATGGCGCTGGGACTGCTCCTGTCCTCGGTGTCCATGGCGCTGCTGGGGACCCTCATCTCCCCGCTGGTCCGCAACGGCGAGACCGCGCAGATGGTCTCCATGGTGCCGATGCTCGGCATGCTCGTCCTGGGCGGCGTGATGATCCCCCTGGACGTCATGCCCGACTCGCTGGCCACCGTCCTGCGCTTCCTCCCGATCGCCCCGGCCGTGGACATGCTGCGCTCCGGCTTCCTGGGCGCGGACGCCTTCGGCTCCATCCAGGAGCTGCACGACGCCGGCTTCGCGGAGCTGTGGGTGAACGCCCTGCCCGCCATCGGCGTGCAGCTCTTCTGGATCGCGGTGTTCGCGTTCCTGGCCCACCGGTTCTTCCGCTGGGACCCGCGCCGGTCCTGA
- a CDS encoding ABC transporter ATP-binding protein translates to MEQTAKKNKETDHRTAGPVVEVRDLRQRYGDFEAVKGISFEIRPGELFGLLGTNGAGKTTTIETLEGFRRPSAGTVRVFGVDPYGQPSRIRERANAVLQGSGLFDDLTVRETLDFTVGLASRPRDAAELLETVGMAHKADTMVRQLSGGEKRRLDLASALVTRPEVLYLDEPTTGMDPEGRRDTWKIISDLKEQGTAILLTTHYLDEVEQLADRLAIMHRGEIRVEGTIGSVLAEYGDHIGFRVPAGVRSGDLPTLSGERPGLETRDGHLHVSYTVRGEAGPHRAYRALAPLVEWARDNDLELADLQVRGVTLEDVFLRIADEGDE, encoded by the coding sequence ATGGAACAAACCGCGAAAAAGAACAAGGAAACCGACCACCGAACCGCCGGCCCCGTCGTCGAGGTGCGGGACCTGCGCCAGCGCTACGGCGACTTCGAGGCCGTCAAGGGGATCTCCTTCGAGATCCGCCCCGGCGAGCTGTTCGGCCTGCTGGGCACCAACGGCGCCGGCAAGACCACCACCATCGAGACCCTGGAGGGCTTCCGCCGTCCCAGCGCGGGCACCGTCCGGGTGTTCGGCGTGGACCCCTACGGCCAGCCCTCCCGGATCCGCGAGCGCGCCAACGCCGTGCTCCAGGGCAGCGGGCTCTTCGACGACCTCACGGTCCGCGAGACGCTGGACTTCACGGTCGGCCTGGCCTCCCGCCCGCGCGACGCCGCGGAGCTCCTGGAGACGGTCGGCATGGCGCACAAGGCCGACACCATGGTCCGCCAGCTCTCCGGCGGCGAGAAGCGCCGCCTGGACCTGGCCTCCGCCCTGGTCACCCGGCCCGAGGTGCTCTACCTCGACGAGCCCACCACCGGCATGGACCCCGAGGGCCGCCGGGACACCTGGAAGATCATCTCCGACCTCAAGGAGCAGGGCACCGCGATCCTGCTCACCACCCACTACCTGGACGAGGTCGAGCAGCTCGCCGACCGGCTCGCCATCATGCACCGCGGCGAGATCCGGGTGGAGGGCACCATCGGGTCCGTCCTCGCCGAGTACGGCGACCACATCGGGTTCCGGGTCCCCGCGGGCGTGCGCAGCGGCGACCTGCCGACCCTGTCCGGCGAGCGGCCCGGCCTGGAGACCCGGGACGGGCACCTGCACGTCTCCTACACCGTGCGCGGCGAGGCCGGCCCGCACCGCGCCTACCGGGCGCTGGCCCCGCTGGTCGAGTGGGCGCGCGACAACGACCTGGAGCTCGCCGACCTCCAGGTCCGCGGCGTGACCCTGGAGGACGTGTTCCTCCGGATCGCCGACGAGGGCGACGAGTAG